A window from Enterocloster bolteae encodes these proteins:
- a CDS encoding response regulator, whose translation MNTKANIIIIEDEKNICNFIETVLSPQGYQVTCANTGTDGLKLIESLKPDVVLLDLGLPDMDGLELIQEVRSTSALPIIVISARTLERSKVAALDLGADDYLTKPFGTAELLARIRTALRHSQRAAGTQSLKYEVGDLLIDFERRLVKVKGQDVHLTQIEYKLVSLLAQNAGKVMTYESIISKIWGPFADSDNQILRVNMAHIRRKLEENPAEPQYIFTEIGVGYRMREE comes from the coding sequence ATGAATACCAAAGCCAACATCATCATCATTGAAGACGAGAAGAACATCTGTAACTTCATAGAGACTGTCCTGTCCCCCCAGGGCTACCAGGTTACCTGCGCCAACACCGGAACGGACGGGCTGAAGCTCATCGAATCCCTTAAGCCAGATGTGGTACTTCTGGACCTGGGACTGCCGGACATGGACGGCCTGGAACTCATACAGGAGGTCAGATCCACCAGCGCCCTGCCCATCATCGTGATTTCCGCCAGGACCCTGGAGCGCAGCAAGGTGGCTGCCCTGGACCTGGGAGCAGACGACTACCTCACCAAACCCTTTGGCACGGCTGAGCTGCTGGCCCGCATCCGCACCGCGCTGCGCCACAGCCAGAGAGCGGCCGGCACCCAGAGTCTTAAATATGAAGTAGGCGATCTTCTCATTGACTTTGAACGCCGGCTGGTAAAGGTAAAGGGACAGGATGTCCATTTGACCCAGATCGAATATAAGCTGGTTTCCCTGCTGGCCCAGAATGCCGGCAAGGTCATGACCTATGAGAGTATTATTTCCAAAATATGGGGTCCGTTTGCGGATAGTGACAACCAGATTCTGCGGGTAAACATGGCCCATATCAGAAGGAAGCTGGAGGAAAATCCCGCTGAACCCCAGTACATATTTACGGAAATCGGGGTTGGCTACCGGATGCGCGAGGAATAA
- a CDS encoding sensor histidine kinase codes for MKSFHINKTDLKAAAINLVRNLPITIEYMAAATLVSTIFFHFSNNVTNISIIYTLAIIMIARATSCYGAGILASLFGVFWVNFAFTYPYLTLNFTMSGYPITFLGMALISSLSSSICIMITKQNVQLQEKDRMLLNAEKETMRANLMRAMSHDLRTPLTSIIGSSSTYLAQEEYMSPEEKRKLVRNIEEDAQWLLNMVENLLSVTRIQDEKGVASVVKADESLEEVISESVQRFRKRFPDVQVRVSIPDSVIIIPMDATLIEQVINNLLENALFHSGTNGPIDLVAASEKSGLSVSIKDYGKGIAPELLDTIFDGGGTSENHTGDGHKGMGIGLSICKTIINAHGGEIHAGNHLRGAQFTFTLPDWREY; via the coding sequence ATGAAATCATTCCATATAAATAAAACCGACCTTAAGGCTGCTGCCATAAATCTGGTAAGGAATCTGCCCATTACCATTGAATATATGGCTGCAGCCACTTTAGTTTCCACCATATTTTTTCACTTCAGCAACAATGTAACAAATATATCCATCATATACACCCTGGCCATCATCATGATTGCCCGTGCTACCAGCTGCTACGGCGCCGGTATCCTGGCTTCTCTTTTCGGCGTATTCTGGGTGAATTTTGCCTTTACATACCCTTACCTGACTTTAAATTTCACCATGTCCGGTTATCCCATCACCTTCCTGGGCATGGCCCTCATATCCAGCCTGTCCAGCAGCATCTGCATCATGATTACCAAGCAGAATGTCCAGCTTCAGGAAAAAGACCGCATGCTGCTCAATGCGGAAAAGGAAACCATGAGGGCCAACCTGATGCGGGCCATGTCCCACGACCTGCGCACTCCCCTGACCAGCATCATCGGTTCCAGCTCCACCTACCTGGCTCAGGAGGAATATATGTCTCCTGAGGAAAAACGGAAGCTGGTCAGGAACATAGAGGAAGATGCCCAGTGGCTTCTCAATATGGTGGAGAATCTGCTTTCAGTCACCAGAATCCAGGACGAAAAAGGCGTGGCCTCCGTGGTCAAGGCAGACGAATCCCTGGAAGAAGTCATATCCGAATCCGTGCAGCGGTTCAGAAAACGGTTTCCGGATGTCCAGGTGCGGGTCAGCATTCCCGACTCCGTCATCATAATACCCATGGATGCAACCTTGATAGAGCAGGTAATCAATAACCTTCTGGAAAACGCCCTGTTCCATTCCGGTACCAATGGGCCCATTGACCTGGTGGCTGCCTCCGAAAAAAGCGGACTCTCTGTTTCCATCAAAGATTACGGCAAGGGGATTGCTCCCGAACTGCTGGATACGATTTTTGACGGCGGAGGGACATCGGAAAACCATACCGGTGACGGACACAAAGGAATGGGAATCGGCCTGAGCATCTGCAAAACCATAATCAATGCCCACGGAGGCGAAATCCATGCCGGAAATCACCTGCGGGGCGCCCAGTTTACATTTACCTTACCAGATTGGAGGGAATACTAA
- a CDS encoding D-alanyl-D-alanine carboxypeptidase family protein, with translation MKRFLMLFICLCLCAGLFPITAAAAPEWPSDVSIQADAGIVMDSDTGTVLYGKNMDQPYYPASITKILTALIVLEQCDLNEMVTFSHDDVYNVEAGSSSAGIDEGDVLTVRDCLYALMLASANESANALACHVSGSREAFAQLMNEKARSLGCTGSHFNNPSGLNDENHYTTAHDMALIARAAIQNPEFLTINGTRSYQLAPTKRTPEGGYVANHHKMLNKNEAVYYPGAFAGKTGYTSLAGNTLVTCARKNDMTLIAVVLNGHQSHYSDTKALFDFGFRNFQSLRTVDYETRYKSLENDMTIAGMTSGDSISLELDRSGRVVIPRDADFTDTQSALTYDLDGSHPQAAIACISYTYNDRPVGSVYLCSPGLEGSAASLTSQDASGASAVSIGQDGEADNPAPSDPSGRPDAPGLQDTPEAPSNAETPHGQTPAPTPAPRQDITSKEGTAASIRIPANTLAILGIAFSLAVIIAIVAAVKIHVRRKEEEDLYLRRQRRLERLEDIGFSSSDFEKLVAQRRVSSPPLGEKGKKGRGRRRKKSFFR, from the coding sequence ATGAAGCGATTCCTTATGTTGTTTATATGCCTCTGCCTGTGTGCAGGACTTTTCCCCATAACAGCAGCGGCAGCCCCCGAATGGCCCTCTGATGTGTCCATCCAGGCTGACGCGGGCATTGTCATGGACTCCGACACCGGGACGGTTCTTTATGGAAAAAACATGGACCAGCCCTATTACCCTGCCAGTATCACCAAGATACTGACAGCCCTGATTGTGCTGGAACAGTGCGATCTGAATGAGATGGTTACATTTTCCCATGACGATGTATACAATGTGGAGGCTGGAAGCAGCAGCGCCGGCATTGATGAAGGGGATGTCCTGACCGTGCGGGACTGCCTTTACGCTCTGATGCTGGCCTCTGCCAATGAGAGCGCCAATGCCCTGGCCTGCCATGTAAGCGGATCCAGGGAGGCATTCGCCCAGCTGATGAACGAGAAGGCCCGGAGCCTGGGCTGCACGGGAAGCCATTTTAACAACCCCAGCGGCCTGAATGACGAAAACCACTACACTACGGCCCATGACATGGCCCTGATAGCCAGAGCCGCCATCCAGAACCCGGAATTTCTCACCATCAACGGCACCCGAAGCTACCAGCTGGCTCCCACCAAGCGGACCCCGGAGGGAGGTTATGTGGCCAACCACCACAAGATGTTAAATAAAAATGAAGCCGTATATTATCCCGGCGCCTTTGCAGGCAAGACAGGATACACCTCCTTAGCGGGAAACACCCTGGTTACCTGTGCCAGGAAAAATGACATGACTCTGATTGCAGTGGTGCTCAACGGCCACCAGTCCCATTACTCTGATACCAAGGCTCTTTTCGATTTTGGTTTCCGCAATTTTCAGTCTCTACGGACTGTTGATTACGAAACCAGGTACAAGTCCCTGGAAAATGACATGACCATTGCCGGCATGACCTCCGGCGACAGCATATCCCTGGAGCTGGACCGGAGCGGCCGCGTGGTGATACCCAGGGACGCCGACTTCACCGACACCCAGTCCGCCCTTACTTATGATTTGGACGGCAGCCATCCCCAGGCAGCCATTGCCTGTATCAGCTATACGTACAATGACAGGCCTGTGGGTTCCGTGTACCTGTGTTCTCCTGGTTTGGAGGGAAGCGCTGCCTCCCTGACATCCCAGGACGCCTCAGGAGCCTCTGCGGTTTCCATAGGCCAGGACGGAGAGGCGGATAATCCCGCTCCTTCGGATCCATCCGGCCGCCCAGACGCCCCCGGCCTCCAGGATACACCGGAAGCACCGTCTAATGCAGAAACTCCCCACGGGCAGACGCCGGCCCCGACCCCGGCCCCCCGCCAGGACATCACTTCAAAGGAAGGGACCGCTGCCAGCATCCGGATTCCGGCCAACACCCTGGCCATTCTGGGAATCGCATTTTCCCTGGCTGTCATCATTGCTATTGTGGCGGCCGTGAAGATTCATGTGCGCAGGAAGGAAGAAGAGGACCTATACCTCAGACGCCAGCGAAGGCTGGAGCGCCTGGAAGACATCGGTTTTTCCTCCTCGGATTTTGAAAAGCTGGTGGCCCAGCGCCGCGTATCCTCCCCTCCTCTGGGAGAAAAGGGAAAAAAAGGCAGGGGACGGAGGCGCAAAAAATCCTTTTTCCGTTGA
- a CDS encoding TIGR01906 family membrane protein: protein MKYLHRTAGIVTAFCLMIILFITSVEAVVYWTPGYFEKEYTKYNVLDSLPSMTMDDLLHVTDEMMDYLRGGREDLHVTTTMGGEQREFFNEREIAHMEDVQVLFLKALSIRRICLVLGAGLLILMAATKARMGRVLPPSLCMGTGLFFALITALGLIISTDFTKYFIMFHHIFFSNDLWILDPATDMLINIVPEGFFMDTAARIALLFGSLSLILFGVCLLLTIKNRRKVS, encoded by the coding sequence ATGAAATATTTACACCGAACCGCCGGAATCGTAACCGCATTTTGCCTGATGATTATTCTTTTCATCACTTCCGTGGAGGCAGTGGTATACTGGACGCCCGGTTATTTTGAAAAGGAATACACCAAATACAATGTGCTGGACAGCTTGCCGTCCATGACCATGGACGATCTTCTCCATGTGACGGATGAAATGATGGATTATCTCAGAGGCGGCAGGGAGGACCTCCATGTGACCACCACCATGGGAGGGGAACAGAGGGAGTTCTTCAATGAACGTGAAATCGCCCATATGGAGGATGTGCAGGTCCTTTTCCTGAAGGCCCTGTCCATCCGCAGGATATGCCTGGTCCTTGGAGCCGGCCTTCTCATCCTCATGGCTGCCACCAAAGCCAGGATGGGACGGGTCCTTCCGCCTTCCCTGTGCATGGGGACCGGACTGTTCTTTGCGCTGATTACGGCCCTTGGACTCATCATATCCACTGACTTCACCAAATACTTCATCATGTTCCACCATATCTTCTTCAGCAACGACCTGTGGATTCTGGACCCTGCCACGGACATGCTCATCAACATTGTACCTGAAGGCTTCTTCATGGACACGGCTGCCCGCATTGCCCTGCTCTTTGGCTCCCTGTCCCTGATTCTCTTTGGAGTCTGCCTGCTCCTAACTATAAAAAACCGCAGGAAAGTAAGCTGA
- a CDS encoding V4R domain-containing protein: MGKIQIDTEHARKMADDYSYVMRSFADAYAAQKKGVKIRPRLGDHMPFNYMRERQTLTFLFYPELKEAAYEISRIIGESITSDQIRGKTLPEIMESNQPIAQRDGYAFEEVVEADETHAVYRHYECADCYGLPNIHSKICVYEAGTAAGMFSTALGKPCRVTETKCCANGDPYCEFLVEVL, from the coding sequence GTGGGTAAAATTCAGATAGACACAGAGCACGCCAGAAAGATGGCTGATGATTATTCCTATGTGATGCGTTCCTTTGCGGACGCATACGCAGCCCAGAAAAAGGGGGTGAAAATCCGTCCCCGCCTGGGCGACCATATGCCCTTTAATTATATGAGAGAACGTCAGACCCTTACCTTCCTGTTTTACCCGGAACTGAAGGAGGCTGCCTATGAAATATCCCGTATCATAGGAGAAAGTATCACCTCGGACCAAATCAGGGGAAAGACACTGCCGGAAATCATGGAAAGCAACCAGCCCATTGCCCAGAGGGACGGATACGCCTTTGAGGAAGTAGTGGAAGCTGATGAAACCCACGCAGTCTACAGGCATTATGAATGCGCGGACTGTTACGGCCTTCCCAATATACATTCCAAAATATGCGTGTACGAGGCAGGTACGGCTGCGGGCATGTTCTCCACCGCCCTGGGAAAACCCTGCCGGGTAACAGAGACAAAATGCTGTGCCAACGGCGATCCTTACTGCGAATTCCTGGTCGAAGTGCTGTAA
- a CDS encoding ABC transporter permease: MSGQILSLLAGMVRVAIPISFAALAGMLSERAGVINMGLEGIMLIGSFFGVVGSYVTGSAWMGLLFAALSGILMGLVLVTLTVGFKCEHVLAGVGINIFASGITIVLLEMIWGTKGKSSMVAGLGMLRVPVISKIPVIGDIIGTISPLFYILVLCVFLLWFLLYRTPAGLRILVIGENPEMAGTMGVNVYKMQYLCVMASGMLAAIGGAYLSIGDINMFSKDMVSGRGYIALSMVILGNWKPLWVALGGLVYGFAQSLQFRLQGVNIPPQLVQMLPYILTLVVLLFARKKSSAPAASGKHYYQKGE, encoded by the coding sequence ATGAGCGGACAGATTCTCTCCCTGTTAGCCGGCATGGTCCGGGTGGCCATACCCATTTCCTTTGCCGCCCTGGCCGGTATGCTGTCAGAGCGGGCCGGAGTCATCAATATGGGGCTGGAGGGCATCATGCTCATCGGAAGCTTCTTCGGAGTGGTGGGCTCCTATGTGACAGGCAGCGCCTGGATGGGCCTTCTCTTTGCCGCCCTCTCCGGTATTCTCATGGGTCTGGTTCTGGTGACTCTGACCGTGGGCTTTAAATGCGAGCATGTATTGGCAGGCGTGGGCATCAACATCTTTGCCTCCGGCATTACCATTGTCCTGCTGGAAATGATATGGGGCACCAAGGGCAAGTCCAGCATGGTGGCGGGACTGGGCATGCTGCGTGTGCCTGTGATTTCAAAAATTCCTGTCATTGGGGATATCATTGGTACCATTTCCCCCCTGTTCTACATCCTGGTTCTCTGCGTCTTTCTTCTCTGGTTCCTCTTATACAGGACGCCGGCCGGTCTGAGAATCCTGGTCATCGGAGAAAACCCCGAGATGGCGGGCACCATGGGAGTCAACGTATATAAAATGCAGTATCTCTGCGTCATGGCCAGCGGCATGCTTGCCGCCATAGGCGGCGCCTACCTGTCCATCGGGGATATCAACATGTTCAGCAAAGACATGGTATCAGGAAGAGGTTATATCGCCCTGTCCATGGTGATACTTGGAAACTGGAAGCCGCTGTGGGTGGCGCTGGGAGGCCTGGTGTACGGATTTGCCCAAAGCCTCCAGTTCAGACTGCAGGGAGTCAACATTCCTCCCCAGCTGGTACAGATGCTTCCCTATATACTAACCCTTGTGGTGCTGCTGTTTGCCAGGAAGAAAAGCTCCGCGCCAGCTGCGTCGGGAAAACATTATTACCAAAAAGGAGAGTAA
- a CDS encoding ABC transporter permease: protein MIKYLKSRTMAFTLISFLISLVLAGIIIAAAGYSPVEAYSAMLGGAFGSTYNLAQTAGTAIPLIFAGLAMAVASKAGIFNIGIEGQILAGALPAALAGTYITGLPAVLHIPVCILVAAIFGGIWAMLAAVIKNKLQISEVIITIMLNYVALYLVEYLVNNPFKSEGMVVRTEEIQDSARLVSLVAHTRLNTGIFIALLAVFLFWVLFYKTKLGYEMRATGDSPFAAESAGINNKKNLLAAMFISGALAGIGGACEVMGVQGYYISGMTTGYGFSGIAIAVMGHNQPLGTLASALLFGALNAGASSMNRMTDIPGEFISVLQALIILFISTPGIVIAIQNLYKRRKAVTS, encoded by the coding sequence ATGATTAAATATCTGAAAAGCCGTACCATGGCATTTACCTTGATTTCCTTCCTGATCTCCCTGGTATTGGCGGGCATCATCATAGCAGCCGCAGGGTATTCCCCGGTGGAAGCTTACTCCGCCATGCTGGGAGGCGCGTTCGGCAGCACCTATAACCTGGCCCAGACTGCCGGCACAGCCATTCCCCTGATATTTGCAGGACTGGCCATGGCAGTGGCGTCCAAGGCCGGTATCTTCAATATCGGTATAGAAGGGCAGATTCTGGCGGGCGCCCTGCCTGCTGCCCTGGCAGGCACTTATATCACGGGACTGCCCGCCGTCCTGCACATACCTGTATGTATTCTGGTGGCTGCCATCTTCGGCGGCATATGGGCCATGCTGGCGGCTGTGATTAAGAATAAGCTGCAGATAAGCGAAGTCATCATCACCATCATGCTGAACTATGTGGCTTTGTACCTGGTGGAATACCTGGTGAACAATCCCTTTAAATCAGAGGGAATGGTGGTAAGGACAGAGGAGATACAAGACAGCGCAAGGCTGGTATCCCTGGTAGCCCATACCAGGCTGAACACAGGCATCTTCATTGCCCTCCTTGCCGTATTTCTGTTTTGGGTCCTTTTCTACAAGACAAAGCTGGGATATGAGATGCGGGCGACAGGGGACAGCCCATTTGCCGCGGAATCAGCCGGCATCAACAATAAGAAAAACCTGCTGGCAGCCATGTTCATTTCCGGCGCCCTGGCAGGCATTGGCGGCGCCTGCGAAGTTATGGGCGTACAGGGTTATTACATATCCGGCATGACCACAGGATACGGCTTCAGCGGTATCGCCATTGCGGTCATGGGACACAACCAGCCCCTGGGAACCCTGGCCTCGGCCCTGTTGTTCGGAGCCCTTAACGCAGGTGCCTCCAGCATGAACCGTATGACGGACATTCCCGGCGAGTTCATCTCCGTTCTCCAGGCCCTTATCATACTGTTTATCTCCACACCCGGAATCGTAATTGCTATTCAAAATCTGTACAAAAGAAGGAAGGCGGTGACATCATGA
- a CDS encoding ABC transporter ATP-binding protein: MYAIEMQGITKTFHGSYANKEVSLKVEQGEIHSLLGENGAGKTTLMKILFGLYKANKGRILINGSPAAIRSPHDAIDYGISMVHQHFVLVGNLTITENIILGHEPRKGILLDRGKARQKVDALIRRYHFDLNPESRIENLSVGEKQRVEILKALYNESSIILLDEPTAVLTPQEVQELFAMLRQLKKDGRTIIIITHKLKETLAIADNITILRRGENIASLPATQATEDKLAELMVGRPISFDVQRVPYDGSGPVKLGLKNICLKKKGRPVLTDISLECRAGEILGIAGVEGNGQTELIEVVTGIENHFTGQVCCGSQPVSAISPRRMLDYVGHIPEERGKRGFVKGFSNWENLILGYHYRPEYVKHGFLNIRRIKQVARDTIKQFDVRTDGIDQLTSSLSGGNQQKLIIGRTLLHQSNIIVAAQPTRGVDIGAIEYIHQHLMQMRDSGSAILLISADLDEVIKLADRIAVLYEGRVVAEKETGAFTKTELGYYMLGGNARKEAADND, translated from the coding sequence ATGTATGCAATAGAGATGCAGGGTATTACCAAAACCTTTCACGGCTCCTATGCCAATAAGGAGGTATCCCTCAAGGTAGAACAGGGCGAGATACATTCCCTTTTAGGCGAGAACGGCGCCGGCAAAACCACCTTGATGAAAATTTTGTTCGGCCTTTATAAAGCCAACAAGGGACGGATTCTCATTAACGGCAGCCCGGCAGCCATCCGTTCGCCCCATGACGCCATAGATTATGGCATATCCATGGTCCACCAGCATTTTGTTCTGGTAGGCAATCTCACCATCACGGAGAACATCATCCTGGGCCATGAACCGCGCAAAGGCATTTTACTGGATCGCGGCAAAGCCCGCCAAAAGGTGGATGCGCTCATCCGCCGGTATCACTTTGATCTGAATCCTGAAAGCAGGATAGAGAACCTGTCTGTGGGAGAAAAACAGCGGGTGGAGATCCTCAAAGCCCTTTACAACGAATCTTCCATCATACTTTTAGACGAACCCACGGCGGTCCTTACCCCCCAGGAGGTGCAGGAGCTCTTTGCCATGCTCAGGCAGCTAAAGAAGGACGGCAGGACCATCATCATTATTACCCACAAGCTTAAGGAGACCCTGGCCATTGCGGATAACATCACCATACTCCGCAGGGGAGAGAACATCGCCTCCCTTCCGGCAACCCAGGCCACAGAAGACAAGCTGGCTGAGCTCATGGTAGGCCGACCCATATCCTTTGATGTACAGCGGGTTCCCTACGATGGGTCCGGCCCCGTCAAGCTGGGTCTTAAGAATATCTGCCTTAAAAAGAAGGGCCGCCCCGTACTCACTGATATCAGCCTGGAATGCAGGGCAGGCGAGATACTGGGCATTGCAGGCGTGGAGGGAAACGGACAGACCGAACTCATTGAGGTGGTCACAGGGATTGAGAATCATTTTACAGGCCAGGTCTGCTGCGGATCCCAGCCGGTTTCCGCCATCTCTCCCCGCAGGATGCTGGACTATGTGGGCCACATTCCGGAGGAGCGCGGCAAACGCGGCTTTGTAAAGGGATTTTCCAATTGGGAAAACCTCATTCTGGGATACCATTACCGGCCCGAATACGTGAAACACGGCTTTCTGAACATCAGACGCATCAAACAGGTTGCCAGGGACACCATAAAACAGTTTGATGTCAGGACAGACGGCATCGACCAGCTCACCAGTTCCCTGTCAGGGGGCAACCAACAGAAGCTGATCATCGGGCGCACGCTCCTTCACCAGTCCAACATTATTGTGGCTGCCCAGCCCACCAGAGGCGTGGATATCGGAGCAATCGAATACATCCACCAGCATCTCATGCAGATGAGGGACTCAGGTTCCGCCATCCTGCTGATCTCCGCTGACCTGGATGAGGTTATAAAGCTGGCCGACCGCATTGCGGTGCTCTATGAGGGCAGAGTCGTGGCCGAAAAGGAGACCGGCGCATTTACCAAAACAGAACTGGGCTATTATATGCTGGGAGGCAATGCCCGGAAGGAGGCAGCAGACAATGATTAA
- a CDS encoding BMP family lipoprotein: MKHLKLFTALALTAAMTVSLAGCQGKAASSPDAGTQTAADSGETDSNGSASKEADAKAPADGQTVPSGGSEPFKVALMIGIGGLGDGGFNDSMLAGVEAAKADYGIEYQLVEPKEISEFEANFTDLSASGKYDLIIGGGFDAVEALQKVASEFPEQRYLFVDGEVTGCDNVTSVLFKDNEKTYLVGTVAGLNTKTNKIGMVVGVDSPSQNIFVAGYMAGAKAANPDVEVIVKYVGSFADTTTAKELALAEADAGADVIFAAAGGSGLGVFNAAQQGTFKAIGADVNQCLIDPDHIMLSAIRKIDVVIKDGIKSAIDGTLEGGTMVPGLKEDALGITNEGSKVEIDPASLDAAQTAKDKIISGEITVPSTIDEVK; the protein is encoded by the coding sequence ATGAAACATTTAAAGTTATTTACAGCATTGGCGCTGACAGCCGCCATGACCGTATCATTGGCCGGATGCCAGGGCAAGGCTGCTTCATCACCAGACGCAGGAACCCAGACAGCGGCAGACTCCGGCGAAACGGATTCCAACGGCTCAGCCTCCAAGGAAGCAGACGCAAAAGCTCCGGCTGACGGTCAGACCGTCCCCAGCGGCGGCTCAGAGCCTTTCAAGGTTGCCCTTATGATCGGCATCGGCGGACTGGGAGACGGCGGATTCAATGACAGCATGCTGGCCGGTGTGGAAGCTGCCAAGGCTGATTACGGAATCGAGTATCAGCTGGTGGAGCCCAAGGAAATATCTGAATTTGAAGCCAACTTTACCGACCTCTCCGCATCCGGCAAATACGACCTGATCATCGGCGGCGGCTTTGATGCCGTAGAAGCCCTCCAGAAGGTGGCCTCCGAGTTTCCGGAGCAGAGATACCTGTTCGTGGACGGCGAGGTGACAGGATGTGACAACGTGACCAGCGTCCTGTTTAAGGACAATGAGAAAACATATCTGGTGGGAACTGTTGCGGGCCTTAACACAAAGACCAACAAAATAGGCATGGTGGTTGGCGTGGACAGCCCATCCCAGAATATCTTCGTGGCCGGGTATATGGCCGGCGCCAAAGCTGCCAACCCGGATGTGGAGGTAATTGTCAAATATGTAGGCTCCTTTGCCGATACCACCACTGCCAAGGAACTGGCACTGGCTGAGGCAGACGCAGGCGCCGACGTCATTTTTGCCGCTGCCGGCGGTTCCGGACTGGGCGTGTTCAACGCTGCACAGCAGGGAACCTTTAAGGCCATCGGCGCAGATGTAAACCAGTGTCTCATCGACCCGGACCACATCATGTTATCGGCTATCCGCAAGATTGATGTAGTCATCAAGGACGGCATCAAATCAGCCATAGACGGTACTCTTGAAGGTGGTACCATGGTACCCGGACTTAAGGAGGACGCACTGGGCATCACAAACGAAGGTTCCAAGGTAGAGATTGATCCTGCCAGCCTTGACGCTGCCCAGACCGCAAAGGATAAAATCATCTCCGGCGAGATCACAGTTCCTTCAACCATAGACGAAGTTAAATAA